In Fragaria vesca subsp. vesca linkage group LG5, FraVesHawaii_1.0, whole genome shotgun sequence, the genomic stretch CGTGCTTAACCTTCTCATTATTATTACAGTGATATTTTTTTACAGTGGTAATAAAACCAAATCTACTCCCTTCTCTTGAAGAAAATTAAAAGTTTGATAGTATCATCAATTAGAGTGACTCGTGAATCTACCACACAAATTAATAAGACCATCGATTGGTATGGTCTATATCATTAATTAACCCTATTCTTAACGATTCCACCATTAAAATCTATCTAGAAAAAATGGGCTCCTCTTTGATGGTCTCCAACAATGGCTTTCTTGACCTACACGCAGCTAACCTATACTGGAACTCCGCCACTTGCAACCCCTCAACTCCGTCCAAGCTCAGCCTCGCCGGAGCTTCACCTTCTCGGTCACTGCTTTGATTATTCTCCTCGTCCTTGTTTTGGAACGCTTGAGCCTCCGGCAAGATCCGGACCTTCCCGCCGGAAATACGCTTGGCGGCGGAGTTGGCCGCGATGAAGAAGATGGTCATGTCGGCGGCGGTGACAATGGAGCTGAGCCGTTTCATGGGGAACATGATGTAGACGTTGCCGAACTCGAGCTCCTCGTCGGCGGCGAGGGCGGAGAAGCGGCGGCCGATGTGGAGAGACTTGGAGTTGGCTAGAAACGTGTTTGGAGACTCGAGCATGAGCTCGGCGGCCTTGATGGGTTCACGGAACTGACGTACTTCGCCGGTGGGGAAGATCACACGCGCCGCCTTGGTGCTCTTGATGAGAGGCGTGGCTAGAGTGCATGAGATGTAGTTCCCCATGAGAGTATCTGAAGAAGAAGAATGATGAAGATCTAGAACAATATGAGAAAATGGAGAGGATTTGTGGAGAACTGGAGATGGAGTTTTTGGGTTGATTATAGAAGTGTTGGGTGGGTGGGTTTGTGGGTATATATAATAGCAGGGGGAATAAGGGAGTCAAAGAAAGAGTATTTTTAGAAAAAAAAAAAAAAGGAAAATGAAAAATCATGTGTGCTTGTTGTACGTGGAAGTTGTGTGTGGACTTTGTTAGTTACAAGCTGTTAGTTTGGAGTCTAGCACTTCTTTCTAGTTATTGATTTTACGGATTTTTAAGTGATTTTTAAAATGTCACTTTGAGTTTTGCTTACTACGCAACTCCAACAGTTTTCTTATAATTTTAATATTATAAAAAAATAATCAAAAGTCAGTATTTCTTTAACCCCTAGATTTTAACTCTAACTTCGATTCCTTAAAATTTTGGAGATTGTTGAAAATCTAGGAAAATTTGTTTTAGAGAATTTGTTGAGGCTAGGTTTATTTTTCTTTAAAATAAATAAAAAAATTAAATATGAGAAAGCTATTGAAGTTACTCTGGATGTTAATGATTTGATATCTTTTATGATTGACAACATAATATTAAGTCAACAATATATTATTTTAGATTACTTACATCTCGCCGTCTTATGTAACAGCTGATATAACATAGAGTCTAATATATGACGAGACTTGATTTTATTTGATATTGACGTAATCATAATAAAACTAAAGAAAAAGAGAGAGGTGGCATGCGCGTTTAAGTTGGGTTGAAAGGGCAGGGAAAATGAGGAGAAGGTGCATGCGTAATGGTGTTGATTTCAAACACACGGGGACGTGTCTTCCCACTTTGTCATACCAAATTTTCGCTGTGAATGCGTGTGGGACCTATGGGTGGCGCGATGGCGAGAGGCCGGTGATGAGTGAGTCGTTCACTTTAGTTACTAGAAGGTTTTTTTTGGAGCCGGGCATTTCTTTAATGTCTTTTATTCTTTGTCTGGGAGGCCCAACTCAACGTGGGGCCCGTCAACATTGGCCCAAAGTAACCGTATGGTTTGATTTGGTATTAGGGGGCAAAAGAGACCATGTCTATTCTTTCTAGGTCAAATCTGTTCTTTGTCCAATGGGGATTTTTCTTCCTTCTTCTAAAGAGATCTTGCCCTTTAGCTTCTTCCAATGTTCACGATAAGTTTGGGTTCTAGATCATGAACTCTTTAAGTTGATTAAGACACAGACACACAGCTAAACATCACTTAATTTAGTAAACATGACATGTTTCTTTGATAAAATATTGGTTGAAAGTCCGAAATGTAAAAGAAAAAGAATAAGTACGACAATCACCACATATGGTCGAGTTGGTACGAGTTTATGGAACCCCCCATATATAGATTTCAATCAATTTGATATTGATTAGAGTTAAATCTCAATCTTCTTGGTGGCAAAATAAACGTTCTAACATGATCTTCTAGCACAACTAGTCTCTAGAGCCTATTTTTTTTTTTTTTTTTGTAAGAAACCGTGTGGTCTCGATTAACAATCGGTGCAAAGTGTATTATGGGATCGATGACGAACATGGTCTTCAAGAAGAGGGCCTAATTTGACAGAGGATGTGATGGAATTGGCACTAGCCATCGGTGGAGAAACAATTGGTTAGGAATTAGGATCATAGACAACTGGAATGTTTGCTATATGGTACTACTCGAAAGACATCGTTGTCGGGGGATTTGACACACACCATGAGGAAATGCCTCGCAAATTTAAGATGGTGCTTTCGTGAATCACACTAATACGGATAGGACTCTCTGCGTACTGCAATGCAGTGCAGACCGCACAATACTAGACTAGGAAACCATCAACAATTAATCTCATCTATATCACACCTATCAACAATTATAATAATTAGGTGAGGCCATTGCGTTTACTCCTCTATTTAGTGATTGCTTAGTGAATTTCAACAGAATTTGATGAGCTAGTGACAAGTGACCAACCGGAGATGTTGTACACAAGCTAGTACGTTCTTGGATCGGTAACATGTCTATATCAAGTACATGTATAGTAAGATGGGTAATCACCGGTACATCACCACCTCCACCGTCCGAAACCACATTGTTCAACATGTACGGTATACTCACGGTATACAAGTATCCATACCATCGGCATGGCTCAGCCGACTTGAACATTAGGTCGAAATTTCGGCTTAAAACGAGACAGGTTCGGAACTCGGCTAGTTCGGCTCATTCGGCCTAAATTACCACTCATTTCTCGATCTTGTGCCGAATAGCATAACCCACATATTGCAGAGCTAACTATCTGATTACAACAGTTTCCAGCAGCCCAATTAAGTTTGCAGGATCACATGTACACAAAATGTGAGTCCAAATTTGATGACATTATTTTCTTGTGAGCTTGAATAAAAGGCTTATACATGCAGTAGTAACAGTGTAACACTATCATCTCCTCCGCTAAATATTCAAGACTAGCTCAAAGCATAACACTCATTTCCTAGTTGGCATTGGTGGGTTGTGTAGTGAGGCCATATCCATAAGCAAAGAGAGGATCATAATCTGGATCTCCAACATTCATAGGCAGCTGATGCACAGATTTGAACCAGGTGCGAGGAAGCTTGCCAGTGAAGCCATAGTCACCAAACAAAACATCAGCAACTCCTTGGCCTTCAGTCCCTGGAAGCCAAGCTGCAACAAGAGCATCTATAATGGAAAGATATGGTTCGATCACTACAGGACGGCCGGTGATGAGGCAAACAACACATTTCGATGCACCACAAACATTTCTGATGACTCTTCGGCCAGATTTAGGGATTGTTAAGTTTAGGTTGTCACCAGCTCCTTCGGCATAGGGTGGTTCTCCTACGATCACTATGGCATGGGAGAAATTATTTGACTTCATAAACTTGGCATCAGGATTTTTCTTGTACACTACTCTGGTTTCTGGTGCAACTGTGTTCCTTATGGCAGATAGAACTGTGGTACCTGCAGCATGTTGAGCAAAACAGCTAGGTTATATATGACCAAAATATTTAAAATTCGTCGTTTACGTTCGAATTGATGCCCGAAAAGAGAAAGGTAGTTAATTAGCTCTCTAATTTTGTTTACCTTGTGTGAGGTTGTTGCCACTGTGTCCCTGCCACTCAATGGTCCAACCACCACACTGATAACCAAGATCATCTGCATGAGTTCCAGCTACAAGAATTTTTGATGTCTTCTTGGGAAGGGGTAGTATTGGCTTCTCAGCACATTCACCATTCTTTAGAAGCACTAGAGATCGCCTCACTGCTTCCCTAGCCAATTCTCTATGTTCCTGTTGATCATCAGCTAGTAACTTAGTTTCAGAACATTCCTAGTTGCTTGTGGAATGGTGTCACCCAGCGCTTTTGAAAAACTACCTACCTGACTGCCGAGCTGGCTGACCAGTCTTAGATCAGCCAACGGTTTCTCAAATTGCCCCATTGTGAACTTAACCCGCAAAATTCTCTTCACAGCATCATCAATTCTGCTCATGGGGATGATTTTATTTTTCACCCGGAAAGTCAGACCCTCGATGAATTCTGTATAGTTGTATGGAACCATGATCTGTAACACATAATTATCTAGGTGTTATAAGACAAATAACATCAAGATTACGAAAAGTTCAGAAAGAAATTAGACCAAAAGAGAGAATGAGTTGATGAGAACCATATCAATGCCAGCACTGATTCCTTTCATAATTGAGTATGAGTAATTGGAATGAGAGGGAGAAGTAATCATGTCAATACCCTGCCAATCTGAGATGACAAAACCCTGAAAAACAATGTCACAAGGTTTTATATACATGTACAATATTTCCCTTAGTTTATATTAATAGCATCATCAGAAGGATGATTTGACCTTGAAACCGAGAGTACCCTTAAGGAAGCCGGTGATAAGTTCACGATTAGCATGCATCTTAACTCCATTCCAGCTCGAGTAAGATATCATAACGCTTGCGACACCCTTGATAATTGCACTGGGATAGGGTGGCATGTGAATGCTCAGTAAGCCATGTCTATCTATCACAGCGTTATTCTCATTGATACCCATGGCTGTTCCACCATCTCCCACATAATGCTTTGCACAAGCTGCAACCTTATCGCTACAAGCAGATATGGCACAGCATTAAGAACAGAAGTCATTGTGCAGAATTCTGCACAATCTAATCTATTAGGAACTAGCTTATATTTTCAAATGGTGAAAACTAGTAATAACTAGCTAGGTGATGTTGCATTTTTTTTTTCTCTGATGCAAATGACTAGTGAAACACTAAAAACTCAAATCTTTGAGTAAAACAATCCAAAAAATTTAATTCCTTACTTTCCTGATACATAGGGAACACCCTTTCTAGAGTTAGCTGGTATCTCTCCTTGTAATCCAGGTATGATCTCAGTCATTGCTTGAACAAGCCTAGGATCTTCACTGTAGCTTTCGTAACAACGACCCCATCTTGGATCTCTACAAACCTGCAAACAGAAGTCATAAAATACAGCAAAGCTTTAAATGAATCATTTATGCATATATTTGTAGGTACTGTTAATATGATGTACATGTCATCTTGGTTACCGCTACACAAGGTGCAAAGGTATAATGAATTCCTGTAGCTCTAATTTCAAGCGCAGTTGCAGCTCCAATCCTCTTAACAAGGTCAGGGTCCCTGGTGGATTTAGAGTTAGTACATTCTTACTCCCTCTAAAATTTAGGATTGGTTCCATATCAACTTGCCTAGTAGCTCCCAGTCCAACATTGTGAGGGAAGATTGTTGCCTTGTAGACATTGTTGTGGCCATGAATGGCATCAATACCATAAATCAGTGGAATAGCAAGCCGAGTCGACAAAGATCCGTTTTGAAAATCATTCACCATTCTAATCCAAGTTTCTGCAGAAGCATTTTTTGCTGGCACACTCCCACCCCCACTCAAAACACTCCCTGCATGCCCAAAGCAAGTCATTGATTTCAAGGGATTAAATACAACTTAATTGCATACCCAGACACACATATGTGACAGTAAAAACAAAACATTATGCTTACCTATCTTGTACTTGTACATCACTTCAGGTGAAGCAACACTCCGGTCTATCTGCGTCATTTGTCCAATCTTTTCCTCCAAGGTCATGCGGCTCAGTAGATCATTGATTCTAGTATTTAAGGGCTGGTTGGGGTCCTTATATTTCATGCATTCTGCTTCTGCTGTCATCGTCATTATTTCTATGCATATGCATAAGAGAAGAAGCCCCATCAAGGAGATGAGAATTTCAGCCATTTCCTGTCCCAAAATGTATATTTACAGAAGAATGTGATGTAGTTAGAACCACTATTTAATGTTCCCAACTAAAATCTTCTAAGAGTAAACTAGGATATGTAACTGTAAGAAGATGAACGAAAATAATTGAACAGTGAACTAAATCCTAAAGTAGTCCCATAGAAAGGAATCAAAATCATGCAGATTTTCATAACAAAACTTTGTCACACATTCATCAGTAAATAAAAGAGGTGCATTCTTGGAAACAACACAGAACACATTGTTCAGTTTGAGCTTTCATCCAAACACAAATGAAAAAAAATACAGCTCATTTGATCCATTTTTCTCTTGAAAAACCGAATAAACCAATTGGAGAGCCGAGTAACTTAACCATCACTACATTCAGTTGAGTGAAGGATTTCATGCTCATCATTCATGAATCCAACTTTTCTCTTTTCTAGGCTAAGAAAATGACTTCAAGAAACTTACAGATGGTTGTTAGAGCAGATAGAGTGTGAAGAATGTGAATTTGGGAAGTGAAGAAGTGTATGACAGCTAGAGGTGACAACTATATTAGATTGTCTGCTTATTCATTCAGGAGTTAGAATGATGATTGATGAATCATCATCTTCTTCTCTGGGTTTCATATATGGTAATGTATGGTCCAATTTTCAGTACTTGACAGCTCAACTAACACTTATACATACCAATTTTATTTTGAGAGAAAACTGGCTTTTATATGAAAGTGGTTAATGGTATCACCTTTTTTTTTAAAAAAAAAGAAAAAAAAAAGAAAAAGGTATCACTTCTACCGAAAAACTTGCTTTTTTGAGACGAGTTTAGTCAAAATGGCACTATTGCAGTATTTTGTACGCACTACTTTGAGTACTATCATATGGTTGAAATAAAGCCTTTATATTTCTAAGTGAGCATCTCTCATCACTAAGTTTCACACGGGTCTTTTAACCATTTTCAAAACTTCATTTAACACTTTGGTTGATGAAATTCAAAGATGATTTGCTACTCTTTGGAATTGGCAGTTATATTCTCTCTGGAATCAGCCTATTTTCATACGGTAGGCAAAAGGAGATGTCAAAACTTTGCTGGCTTGTAGTATGAATTGGCCGAACCAACCACCAATCTCAGAAGATCACAAAACCCAGGATTCTAAATAATTACAAAAGGCTACACATATAGAGACACAAAATACCAACTTCCATAGGTTATAGTGGGGGAAGGCG encodes the following:
- the LOC101305668 gene encoding lysosomal beta glucosidase-like, producing MAEILISLMGLLLLCICIEIMTMTAEAECMKYKDPNQPLNTRINDLLSRMTLEEKIGQMTQIDRSVASPEVMYKYKIGSVLSGGGSVPAKNASAETWIRMVNDFQNGSLSTRLAIPLIYGIDAIHGHNNVYKATIFPHNVGLGATRDPDLVKRIGAATALEIRATGIHYTFAPCVAVCRDPRWGRCYESYSEDPRLVQAMTEIIPGLQGEIPANSRKGVPYVSGNDKVAACAKHYVGDGGTAMGINENNAVIDRHGLLSIHMPPYPSAIIKGVASVMISYSSWNGVKMHANRELITGFLKGTLGFKGFVISDWQGIDMITSPSHSNYSYSIMKGISAGIDMIMVPYNYTEFIEGLTFRVKNKIIPMSRIDDAVKRILRVKFTMGQFEKPLADLRLVSQLGSQEHRELAREAVRRSLVLLKNGECAEKPILPLPKKTSKILVAGTHADDLGYQCGGWTIEWQGHSGNNLTQGTTVLSAIRNTVAPETRVVYKKNPDAKFMKSNNFSHAIVIVGEPPYAEGAGDNLNLTIPKSGRRVIRNVCGASKCVVCLITGRPVVIEPYLSIIDALVAAWLPGTEGQGVADVLFGDYGFTGKLPRTWFKSVHQLPMNVGDPDYDPLFAYGYGLTTQPTNAN